From the Sphingomonas phyllosphaerae 5.2 genome, one window contains:
- a CDS encoding NADH-quinone oxidoreductase subunit C — translation MKAPAPAYAANLNDATIAAAQAAIGGALIHAVEIAGEVQLHVTRDGLVAALTALRDTPGLEYQQLMEIAGVDYPDRAERFEIVYCLLSLTRNHRLHVHVGATEDTPVASVTDLWPVAGWLEREVYDMYGVLFAGNRDLRRILTDYGFRGHPFRKDFPLTGFVELRYSEEQKRVVYEPVKLAQDFRTFDFESPWEGAEYVLPGDEKAKLPEAKGAPSPATATEVQKAGTVETPKRDAPAPSQPYAKKDATSTAETGAGRAEADAKPKPVDPDVVPSKGEGQNQ, via the coding sequence GTGAAGGCGCCGGCGCCCGCCTATGCGGCGAACCTGAATGATGCGACGATCGCGGCCGCGCAGGCGGCGATCGGCGGCGCGCTGATCCATGCAGTTGAAATCGCGGGTGAGGTGCAGCTGCACGTCACGCGCGACGGCCTGGTCGCGGCGCTGACGGCGTTGCGCGACACGCCGGGGCTGGAATATCAGCAGCTGATGGAAATCGCGGGCGTCGATTATCCGGATCGCGCCGAACGGTTCGAAATCGTCTATTGCCTGCTGTCGCTGACGCGCAACCACCGCCTGCACGTTCATGTCGGGGCGACCGAGGACACGCCGGTAGCATCGGTGACCGATCTGTGGCCGGTCGCTGGCTGGCTGGAGCGCGAGGTCTATGACATGTACGGCGTGCTGTTCGCCGGCAACCGCGATCTGCGCCGCATCCTGACCGACTATGGCTTTCGCGGGCATCCGTTCCGCAAGGATTTTCCGCTGACCGGATTCGTCGAGCTGCGCTATTCCGAAGAGCAGAAGCGCGTCGTCTATGAGCCCGTGAAGCTGGCGCAGGATTTCCGCACGTTCGACTTCGAAAGCCCGTGGGAGGGCGCCGAATACGTGCTGCCGGGCGACGAGAAGGCGAAGCTGCCCGAGGCGAAGGGTGCTCCCAGTCCTGCCACCGCCACCGAGGTGCAGAAGGCGGGGACCGTCGAGACGCCGAAGCGCGACGCGCCGGCGCCGAGCCAGCCTTATGCCAAGAAGGATGCGACCAGCACCGCCGAGACCGGCGCCGGGCGTGCCGAAGCCGATGCCAAGCCGAAGCCGGTCGACCCCGATGTCGTGCCGTCGAAGGGCGAAGGGCAGAACCAATGA
- a CDS encoding NuoB/complex I 20 kDa subunit family protein, with protein sequence MEEGSAGVGVEAHSGPIGLVNNPEPASALVAPDQGFFDGLNGELSDKGFLVTSTEDLFQWARTGSLWWMTFGLACCAVEMIHVNMPRYDMERFGAAPRASPRQSDVMIVAGTLCNKMAPALRKVYDQMSEPKYVISMGSCANGGGYYHYSYSVVRGCDRVVPVDIYVPGCPPTAEALLYGVMQLQRKIRRSGSIER encoded by the coding sequence ATGGAAGAAGGGAGCGCTGGAGTGGGAGTAGAAGCGCATTCGGGCCCGATCGGGCTCGTCAACAATCCGGAACCCGCCAGTGCGCTGGTTGCGCCGGATCAGGGCTTCTTCGATGGGCTGAACGGTGAATTGTCCGATAAGGGCTTCCTCGTCACGTCGACCGAAGACCTGTTCCAGTGGGCGCGTACCGGCTCGCTCTGGTGGATGACGTTCGGGCTCGCGTGTTGTGCGGTCGAGATGATCCACGTCAACATGCCGCGCTACGACATGGAACGGTTCGGTGCCGCGCCGCGTGCGAGTCCGCGCCAGTCGGACGTGATGATCGTTGCCGGCACGTTGTGCAACAAGATGGCTCCCGCGCTCCGCAAGGTCTACGACCAGATGTCGGAGCCGAAGTACGTCATCTCGATGGGGTCGTGTGCCAACGGCGGTGGCTATTATCATTATAGCTACAGTGTCGTGCGCGGTTGCGACCGTGTCGTGCCCGTCGACATCTACGTTCCGGGCTGCCCGCCGACCGCGGAGGCGCTGCTGTACGGCGTCATGCAGTTACAGCGGAAGATCCGCCGTTCGGGGAGCATCGAACGGTGA
- a CDS encoding NADH-quinone oxidoreductase subunit A: protein MVDLSQYLPILLFLGVALALSSAFVFLPMAVAKLTGTAKPSPEKLSEYECGFPAFEDSRSQFDVRFYLVAILFIIFDLEAAFLYPWAVSVFSLGWTAWISMMIFIAELALGLVYAWKKGALEWE, encoded by the coding sequence GTGGTCGATCTGTCGCAATACCTTCCGATCCTCCTGTTCCTGGGGGTGGCGCTCGCCTTGTCGAGCGCATTCGTGTTCCTGCCGATGGCGGTGGCCAAGCTCACCGGCACGGCCAAGCCGTCGCCCGAGAAGCTTTCCGAATATGAATGCGGTTTCCCCGCGTTCGAGGACAGCCGCTCGCAATTCGACGTGCGTTTTTATCTCGTCGCCATCCTGTTCATCATCTTCGATCTCGAGGCGGCGTTCCTATATCCTTGGGCAGTCAGCGTTTTTTCGCTCGGCTGGACCGCGTGGATCTCGATGATGATCTTTATTGCCGAACTCGCGCTCGGCCTTGTCTATGCATGGAAGAAGGGAGCGCTGGAGTGGGAGTAG
- a CDS encoding NUDIX domain-containing protein: MLSSMMPLAYRLRRRVLALLGWRTRGVKLIVCDGDGRVLLVRHSYGQSDLYMLPGGGIARGEAPAVAASRELREETGCAARDIVPFATYESRIEGRRDTIFLFTAHTDGSPVADGRELLEARFFDPDALPGNTSPATRRRIAEWKGRGPRGTTW; encoded by the coding sequence ATGCTGTCGTCGATGATGCCGCTCGCCTATCGTCTGCGCCGACGCGTGCTGGCGCTGCTCGGTTGGCGCACGCGCGGGGTCAAGCTGATCGTCTGCGACGGCGATGGGCGCGTGCTGCTGGTGCGGCATTCCTACGGGCAGAGCGACCTGTACATGCTGCCGGGCGGAGGGATCGCGCGGGGCGAGGCACCGGCCGTCGCCGCGTCGCGCGAGCTGCGCGAGGAGACCGGCTGCGCCGCGCGCGACATCGTCCCGTTCGCCACGTACGAATCGCGCATCGAGGGCCGGCGCGACACCATATTCCTCTTCACTGCGCATACCGACGGCTCTCCGGTCGCAGATGGCCGCGAACTGCTGGAGGCGCGGTTCTTCGATCCCGATGCCTTGCCCGGCAACACGTCTCCCGCAACCAGACGCCGGATCGCGGAGTGGAAGGGCCGGGGCCCACGCGGAACCACATGGTAG
- the dcd gene encoding dCTP deaminase — translation MSVMSDRWIRDRALNDGMIEPFVESQRRDGCISYGLSSYGYDARVADEFKIFTNVDNALVDPKDFAANSFVDRKRDVCIIPPNSFALARTVEYFRVPRDVLVICLGKSTYARCGIIVNVTPLEPGWEGHVTLEFSNTTPLPAKIYANEGACQFLFMQGNEPCETSYADRAGKYMGQRGVTLPRL, via the coding sequence ATGTCCGTCATGTCCGACCGCTGGATTCGCGACCGCGCACTGAACGACGGCATGATCGAGCCGTTCGTCGAGTCGCAGCGACGCGACGGGTGCATCAGCTACGGGCTGTCGAGCTACGGCTACGATGCGCGCGTCGCCGACGAATTCAAGATTTTCACCAACGTCGACAATGCGCTGGTCGACCCGAAGGATTTCGCGGCCAACAGCTTCGTCGATCGTAAGCGCGACGTTTGCATCATCCCGCCCAACAGCTTCGCACTGGCAAGGACGGTTGAATATTTCCGGGTGCCGCGTGACGTGCTGGTGATCTGCCTGGGCAAGTCCACCTACGCACGTTGCGGGATCATCGTGAACGTCACCCCGCTGGAACCGGGGTGGGAGGGGCACGTCACGCTCGAATTTTCGAACACCACTCCGCTGCCTGCCAAGATCTACGCCAACGAGGGTGCATGCCAGTTCCTGTTCATGCAAGGTAACGAGCCGTGTGAAACGAGTTATGCCGACCGCGCCGGCAAATACATGGGCCAGCGCGGGGTGACGCTGCCACGCTTGTGA
- a CDS encoding tetratricopeptide repeat protein, which produces MRNKLMIPALAIATMVAVPAFAKDRVGYQAIAAGSMVDAERTLQAERAIFPERPELMLNLAAVYARTGRDAQARALYGEVLGSEPVAMDMADGSVQSSHALAQKGLSRLATTMATR; this is translated from the coding sequence ATGCGAAACAAGCTGATGATCCCGGCACTCGCGATCGCAACGATGGTAGCCGTGCCGGCCTTCGCCAAGGACCGGGTTGGATATCAGGCGATCGCTGCCGGCAGTATGGTCGATGCCGAGCGTACGCTGCAGGCGGAGCGGGCGATCTTCCCGGAACGTCCTGAATTGATGCTCAACCTGGCCGCGGTATATGCCCGCACCGGGCGCGATGCACAGGCACGGGCGCTCTATGGGGAGGTGCTCGGCAGCGAACCGGTGGCGATGGACATGGCAGATGGCAGCGTCCAGTCCTCGCACGCGTTGGCGCAGAAGGGTCTCTCGCGCCTTGCAACGACGATGGCGACGCGCTGA
- a CDS encoding ExbD/TolR family protein: MAMSAGRDDGEPMMEMNTTPLIDVMLVLLIMFIITLPVPTHAVKVDLPVNDPKAQKPPVDPIKNKIAIDAAGGITWNGTPVNSAVLRQYLDTSAAMSPEPELQFQPDPATRYDVVDQTLADIKRSNVTKLGFVGNEQYYKDF; the protein is encoded by the coding sequence ATGGCAATGAGTGCAGGCCGCGATGACGGCGAGCCGATGATGGAGATGAACACGACGCCGTTGATCGACGTCATGCTCGTTCTCCTCATCATGTTCATCATCACCCTTCCGGTCCCGACGCATGCCGTGAAGGTCGATCTTCCGGTCAACGACCCGAAGGCACAGAAGCCGCCGGTCGATCCGATCAAGAACAAGATCGCGATCGACGCTGCGGGCGGGATCACCTGGAACGGTACGCCAGTCAACTCGGCCGTGCTGCGCCAGTATCTCGACACTTCGGCGGCGATGAGCCCGGAGCCGGAACTGCAGTTCCAGCCCGATCCGGCGACACGTTACGACGTGGTCGACCAGACGCTGGCCGACATCAAGCGGTCGAACGTGACCAAGCTTGGATTCGTCGGTAACGAGCAATATTACAAGGATTTCTGA
- a CDS encoding ExbD/TolR family protein yields the protein MAMSVGGDTAEKPMSDINTTPLVDVMLVLLIIFLIAVPVAIQTVKGIKLPSVRFDPTVTKPENVSLSVAGNNGTCQVYWGVTPVTHQELLDRAVAKLKTEIDRQGGPGNPDLELPEAHVRADVNTPWRCVAGTIYNMQMAGFAKVGFISQPTVAG from the coding sequence ATGGCGATGAGCGTTGGCGGGGATACCGCTGAAAAACCGATGTCGGACATCAACACGACGCCACTCGTGGACGTCATGCTGGTTCTCCTCATCATCTTCCTGATCGCGGTTCCGGTCGCGATCCAGACGGTCAAGGGCATCAAGTTGCCCAGCGTTCGGTTCGACCCGACCGTGACCAAGCCCGAGAACGTGTCGCTGTCGGTGGCCGGCAACAACGGCACCTGCCAGGTCTATTGGGGCGTGACCCCCGTGACCCATCAGGAACTGCTGGACCGTGCGGTCGCCAAGCTGAAGACCGAGATCGATCGCCAGGGTGGACCCGGCAACCCCGATCTCGAATTGCCGGAAGCGCACGTGCGCGCGGACGTCAACACGCCGTGGCGCTGCGTGGCGGGTACGATCTACAACATGCAGATGGCCGGCTTTGCCAAGGTCGGGTTCATCTCGCAGCCGACCGTCGCCGGCTGA
- a CDS encoding MotA/TolQ/ExbB proton channel family protein, whose protein sequence is MIINILAAGGTAAAENQFGLQQALKEGGIISQSVFTILVVMSVVSFYILFSKLFEQQKIINQAKRVRSQFWNSNSLREGSAKLEKNSAYKQLVDDGLSAQEQHSKLTDPVEAHDWLHGSLARSEAAINSKLGGGLAFLATVGATSPFIGLFGTVVGIYRALIKIGASGDPSIDKVAGPVGEALIMTALGLVVAVPAVLAYNWLQRRNKSIAEDLSAFSNDVLGFLASNGAVRPAIGSTVAKAPVKPAVATTTAGQAGGVQTRP, encoded by the coding sequence ATGATCATCAACATCCTCGCCGCGGGTGGGACCGCGGCAGCCGAGAACCAGTTCGGCCTGCAGCAGGCGCTGAAGGAAGGCGGTATCATCTCGCAGTCGGTTTTCACCATCCTCGTGGTGATGTCGGTTGTGTCCTTCTACATCCTCTTCTCGAAGCTCTTCGAGCAGCAGAAGATCATCAACCAGGCCAAGCGCGTCCGGTCGCAGTTCTGGAACAGCAACTCGCTGCGCGAGGGTTCGGCCAAGCTCGAGAAGAATTCCGCCTACAAGCAGCTGGTCGACGACGGCCTGTCCGCTCAGGAGCAGCACTCGAAGCTGACCGATCCGGTCGAGGCGCATGACTGGCTGCACGGCTCGCTCGCGCGTTCGGAGGCAGCGATCAACTCGAAGCTCGGCGGTGGCCTGGCGTTCCTGGCGACCGTGGGCGCGACCTCGCCGTTCATCGGCCTGTTCGGTACCGTGGTCGGCATCTACCGCGCGCTGATCAAGATCGGTGCGTCGGGCGATCCGTCGATCGACAAGGTCGCCGGTCCGGTCGGTGAGGCGCTCATCATGACCGCGCTCGGCCTGGTCGTCGCCGTCCCGGCGGTGCTCGCCTACAACTGGCTGCAGCGCCGCAACAAGTCGATCGCAGAGGACTTGTCGGCCTTCTCGAACGACGTGCTGGGCTTCCTGGCCTCGAACGGCGCGGTTCGTCCGGCCATCGGCAGCACCGTCGCCAAGGCGCCGGTGAAGCCGGCGGTGGCGACCACGACGGCCGGCCAGGCCGGCGGCGTGCAGACTCGCCCGTAA
- a CDS encoding energy transducer TonB — protein sequence MAYSDQKMSGGKVGALVIVALIHVALGYAFITGLATNFVKKQVEKLNTFDVEEPPPPPPEEPPPPPPDTPMTPPPVVSPPPIVRNPNPPPVTVATVPTPPPVYVATPTVAPPAPPAPPAPPAPAVSKAAGLKGNPGQFFGADNYPPSAIRAEEQGRVVAKLTVGTDGRVTDCVVTTSSNSSALDQATCRIAKSRVRFSPAQDASGNPIASSYTLPVRWVLPTN from the coding sequence ATGGCCTATTCTGACCAGAAGATGAGCGGGGGCAAGGTAGGCGCGCTGGTAATCGTCGCGCTGATCCACGTTGCTCTTGGCTATGCCTTCATAACCGGCCTCGCGACGAATTTCGTCAAGAAGCAGGTCGAGAAGTTGAACACGTTCGACGTCGAGGAGCCACCGCCCCCGCCGCCGGAGGAGCCGCCGCCCCCGCCGCCCGATACGCCGATGACGCCGCCGCCGGTGGTGTCGCCGCCGCCGATCGTGCGCAATCCGAATCCGCCGCCCGTGACGGTCGCGACGGTGCCGACTCCGCCGCCGGTCTATGTGGCCACGCCGACGGTCGCTCCGCCTGCTCCGCCCGCGCCGCCCGCGCCGCCCGCACCTGCGGTCAGCAAGGCTGCCGGTCTCAAGGGTAACCCGGGCCAGTTCTTCGGTGCCGACAACTATCCCCCGTCGGCGATCCGCGCCGAGGAACAGGGACGTGTCGTCGCCAAGCTGACCGTGGGCACCGATGGCCGCGTGACGGATTGCGTCGTGACGACGTCGAGTAATTCCTCGGCGCTCGATCAGGCGACCTGTCGCATCGCCAAGAGCCGCGTGCGTTTCTCGCCCGCGCAGGACGCCAGCGGTAATCCGATCGCCTCCAGCTATACGCTGCCGGTGCGATGGGTGCTGCCAACCAACTGA
- a CDS encoding dihydroneopterin aldolase yields MSDARDTLELEVHDLEVQVLTGIYSEETHLPQPLRIALTVLLDAPSHYAPDTPLSASKNYLDLKHAATDALSTAGHFTLIEAVADHIAETLFLQDARVRRVKVKIVKLAIAEAGESIGITLVRHRR; encoded by the coding sequence ATGAGCGACGCCCGCGACACGCTCGAACTCGAGGTTCACGACCTGGAGGTGCAGGTGCTGACCGGCATCTACTCCGAGGAAACGCACCTGCCGCAGCCGCTGCGGATTGCGTTGACGGTGCTGCTGGACGCGCCGTCGCATTATGCGCCCGACACGCCGCTGTCGGCGTCGAAGAATTACCTCGACCTGAAACATGCCGCGACGGACGCCTTGTCGACCGCCGGGCATTTCACGCTGATCGAAGCGGTCGCCGATCATATCGCCGAGACGCTGTTCCTCCAGGACGCGCGCGTGCGGCGCGTGAAGGTGAAGATCGTCAAGCTGGCGATCGCCGAGGCTGGCGAATCGATCGGGATCACGCTGGTCCGTCACCGCCGCTGA
- a CDS encoding glutathione S-transferase family protein translates to MKLYDADHAPSPRRVRIYLAEKAISVERVAVDLRAGEHLQPAYLAINPRGTVPALQLDDGEVIGDSTAICRFFEAMHADPPLFGARPVEIARVAAWTRRIETEGYAAAAYVLRNTATSFAGRAEAGNWPRLEQIPALAGRGRTMWGTFVATLDARLADSEWIAGDRYSFADITALVTVDFARAAKLVVSEEATNLIRWHESASSRPSATA, encoded by the coding sequence ATGAAGCTCTACGACGCCGATCACGCGCCCAGCCCGCGCCGGGTGCGGATCTACCTCGCTGAAAAGGCGATCTCGGTCGAGCGCGTCGCGGTCGACCTGCGCGCCGGTGAGCATCTGCAACCCGCCTATCTCGCGATCAATCCGCGCGGCACCGTGCCGGCGTTGCAGCTCGACGACGGCGAGGTGATCGGCGATTCGACCGCGATCTGCCGCTTCTTCGAGGCGATGCACGCCGATCCGCCGCTGTTCGGCGCGCGCCCGGTGGAGATCGCGCGCGTCGCGGCGTGGACGCGGCGGATCGAGACCGAGGGTTATGCGGCGGCGGCCTACGTGCTGCGCAACACCGCGACGTCGTTCGCCGGACGTGCCGAGGCGGGAAACTGGCCCCGGCTGGAGCAGATTCCGGCGCTCGCGGGCCGGGGCCGGACGATGTGGGGCACGTTCGTCGCCACGCTCGACGCGCGGCTGGCCGACAGCGAGTGGATTGCGGGCGACCGCTACAGCTTCGCCGATATCACCGCGCTGGTCACGGTGGATTTCGCGCGCGCCGCGAAGCTGGTCGTGTCCGAAGAGGCGACGAACCTGATCCGCTGGCACGAATCGGCTTCGTCGCGCCCGAGTGCGACGGCATGA
- a CDS encoding GNAT family N-acetyltransferase, whose protein sequence is MIQTVPIGSVANAAVERLLDRAFGRDRHLRTAYRLRAGTHAIPALSFALVEDGNVLGSIQCWPVRLDGDDGVVHPLVLVGPVAIVPERQQEGLGRRLMEAALAAAADGPPLVLIGDPEYYGRFFGFDAAATAAWRLPGPVERHRLLARGAGVPDGAGVLGPRATASAAA, encoded by the coding sequence GTGATCCAGACGGTGCCGATCGGATCGGTGGCGAATGCCGCGGTGGAGCGATTGCTCGATCGCGCCTTCGGTCGCGACCGTCACCTGCGCACCGCTTATCGCCTGCGCGCCGGGACGCATGCGATCCCCGCGCTCAGCTTCGCGCTGGTGGAGGACGGCAACGTGCTCGGCTCCATCCAATGCTGGCCGGTGCGGCTCGACGGCGACGACGGCGTCGTGCATCCGCTGGTGCTCGTCGGCCCGGTCGCGATCGTCCCCGAACGGCAGCAGGAGGGGCTGGGGCGGCGCCTGATGGAGGCCGCGCTGGCCGCAGCCGCGGATGGGCCACCGCTGGTGCTGATCGGTGATCCCGAATATTACGGGCGCTTCTTCGGCTTCGACGCCGCAGCCACCGCCGCGTGGCGCCTCCCGGGCCCCGTCGAGCGCCACCGCCTGCTCGCCCGCGGCGCTGGCGTACCGGACGGTGCGGGCGTGCTCGGCCCACGTGCCACGGCGAGCGCGGCGGCCTGA
- a CDS encoding DUF1285 domain-containing protein, whose translation MPMAPPPDFDALTIADIARLADSDRLPPVERWHPSHCGDSEMRIARDGTWFHQGAPLVRPAMVRAFSRVLRREPDGSHVLVTPVEKLDIAVEDAPFVALEMKIEGDGRDASLAFRLNTGELVVASADHPLRFEERDDGPHPYLHVRGGLEALVARSVYYELAERALAGDADPPGVWSAGAFFALQA comes from the coding sequence ATGCCGATGGCCCCGCCCCCCGATTTCGACGCGCTGACGATCGCCGACATCGCGCGGCTGGCCGACAGCGATCGCCTGCCGCCGGTCGAGCGCTGGCACCCGTCGCATTGCGGCGACAGCGAGATGCGGATCGCGCGCGACGGGACATGGTTCCACCAGGGCGCGCCCCTCGTCCGCCCGGCGATGGTCCGCGCGTTCAGCCGCGTGCTGCGCCGCGAGCCGGACGGCAGCCATGTGCTGGTCACCCCGGTCGAGAAGCTCGACATTGCGGTCGAGGACGCACCCTTCGTCGCGCTGGAAATGAAGATCGAGGGCGACGGTCGCGATGCGAGCCTCGCGTTCCGGCTCAACACCGGTGAACTCGTCGTCGCCTCCGCCGACCACCCGTTGCGCTTCGAGGAGCGCGACGATGGCCCACACCCCTATCTGCACGTCCGCGGTGGCTTGGAAGCGTTGGTGGCACGATCGGTCTATTACGAACTGGCCGAACGCGCGCTGGCCGGCGACGCCGATCCACCGGGAGTGTGGAGCGCGGGCGCGTTCTTCGCGCTGCAAGCGTGA
- a CDS encoding CoA pyrophosphatase: MTLAERLAAALATPTGAAALDGDDHELPGDDTLTPAAVLVAITDRATPGVLLTQRTETLRRHAGQVAFPGGRVDPGEDVVTAALREAEEEIALPRSAVTLIGTSDAYRTGTGFRITPVIGVVPPDLPLVPSEAEVASVFEVPLAFLLDAANHRPASAMFEGRERRYVEMLWDDRRIWGATAGMIVNLSRRLRWPA, translated from the coding sequence GTGACGCTCGCAGAACGGCTGGCCGCAGCGCTCGCCACGCCGACGGGCGCGGCGGCGCTGGACGGCGACGATCACGAGCTGCCGGGCGACGACACGCTCACCCCGGCGGCGGTGCTGGTGGCGATCACTGATCGCGCAACGCCGGGGGTGCTGCTGACCCAGCGCACCGAGACGCTGCGCCGCCATGCCGGGCAAGTCGCATTTCCCGGCGGGCGGGTCGATCCGGGGGAGGACGTGGTGACCGCGGCGCTGCGCGAAGCCGAGGAGGAGATCGCCTTGCCACGTTCGGCGGTGACCCTGATCGGCACCTCCGACGCCTATCGCACCGGCACCGGGTTCCGCATCACGCCCGTGATCGGTGTCGTCCCGCCCGACCTGCCGCTGGTGCCCAGCGAGGCGGAAGTGGCGAGCGTGTTCGAGGTGCCGCTTGCCTTTCTGCTCGACGCGGCGAACCATCGCCCGGCATCGGCGATGTTCGAGGGGCGCGAGCGTCGTTACGTGGAGATGCTGTGGGACGATCGGCGCATCTGGGGGGCGACCGCGGGGATGATCGTGAACCTTTCACGGCGATTGCGATGGCCGGCATGA
- a CDS encoding CCA tRNA nucleotidyltransferase translates to MAGMTLPDAAWRRRPGLDRLTAALDAAHGHARWVGGAVRDSLLGLPVADLDLATSFAPEDVVRRLAAAGIRSVPTGIAHGTVTAIADGTVVEVTTLRRDVSTDGRHAVVAFSDDWREDAARRDFTMNALYADPLTGEIFDWFGGLQDLAARRVRFIGDPYRRIAEDHLRILRFFRFHARFGDAIDDAGLAACTARANDLMALSRERIAAELLKLLVAPGAVAVVTLMEARGIFRPVVPEIDADGVARFKDLAVSEAAAHVAADSIRRLAALVAPEAAEAVGARLKLSNADRKRLIQATGGIGDEGPLALGYRAGIEGAVDRLLLAGGDPRPLLGWERPTLPIGGGALVARGLGKGPDVARTLRAIEDRWIAEGFPAAGRVAAIADDEVAQALLARRNS, encoded by the coding sequence ATGGCCGGCATGACGCTGCCCGACGCCGCATGGCGCCGCCGGCCGGGGCTGGACCGGCTGACTGCGGCGCTCGACGCCGCGCACGGCCACGCGCGCTGGGTGGGCGGCGCGGTGCGCGATTCGCTGCTCGGCCTGCCGGTCGCCGACCTCGATCTCGCGACCAGCTTCGCGCCCGAGGACGTGGTGCGGCGACTCGCCGCTGCCGGGATCAGGTCGGTACCGACCGGGATCGCGCACGGCACCGTCACCGCGATCGCCGACGGCACGGTGGTGGAGGTGACGACGCTGCGCCGCGATGTCAGCACGGACGGGCGTCACGCGGTGGTCGCCTTTTCCGACGACTGGCGCGAGGATGCCGCGCGCCGCGATTTCACGATGAACGCGCTCTACGCCGATCCGCTGACGGGCGAGATATTCGACTGGTTCGGTGGGCTCCAGGATCTCGCGGCGCGACGCGTGCGCTTCATCGGCGATCCGTACCGCCGCATCGCCGAGGATCACCTGCGCATCCTCCGCTTCTTCCGCTTCCACGCGCGCTTCGGGGATGCGATCGACGACGCCGGGCTGGCCGCATGTACCGCGCGCGCCAACGACCTGATGGCGCTCAGCCGCGAGCGGATCGCGGCCGAACTGCTGAAGCTGCTGGTCGCGCCCGGTGCGGTCGCGGTCGTGACGCTGATGGAAGCCCGCGGCATCTTCCGCCCCGTCGTGCCGGAGATCGACGCCGACGGCGTGGCACGTTTCAAGGATCTCGCGGTGAGCGAGGCGGCGGCACACGTCGCGGCTGACTCGATCCGCCGACTCGCCGCGCTGGTCGCTCCCGAGGCCGCGGAGGCCGTCGGTGCGCGCTTGAAGCTGTCGAACGCCGATCGCAAGCGGCTGATACAGGCCACCGGCGGCATCGGCGACGAAGGCCCGCTGGCGCTGGGCTATCGCGCCGGGATCGAGGGGGCAGTAGACCGGCTGCTGCTCGCCGGCGGCGATCCGCGCCCGCTGCTTGGGTGGGAACGGCCGACGCTTCCGATCGGCGGCGGTGCGCTCGTCGCGCGCGGGCTGGGCAAGGGTCCGGACGTCGCGCGCACGCTGCGCGCGATCGAGGATCGCTGGATCGCGGAAGGCTTCCCTGCCGCCGGGCGCGTCGCAGCGATCGCCGACGATGAAGTGGCTCAGGCGTTGCTGGCGCGCAGGAACTCGTAG